In Deinococcus sp. KNUC1210, a single genomic region encodes these proteins:
- a CDS encoding hemolysin family protein, producing the protein MSAVVPVLVILVLVAVNAFYVAAEFATVGARRSRVQEAAEQGNHSAAQLLNVLRDPQQLDTQVAACQVGITLSSLIAGAYGEAQLAPLLAPALGTVSGSVLATIIVLALITTLQVVLGELLPKSVALRYPERLAIATLRPMLFSLWLFRPLISLFNGAAFVVLRAARLNTRHSHSHVHSPEELKGLYRESAAGGLIDAAERDMVAGVLNVERRVVREIMTPRIKLVSVSAQLTVQAALEQLAGKAYSRFPVTGVHADDVIGVVHLRALFLAAEKQPDQQVREVMRSPLIVTDSMPVPQLWQRLHGASRHSAVVVDERGSIVGLVTLEDAFEEILGEIQDEFDQEEDPIRAAGHRVTVRGDVRLDTLNDRFNLHLVTDEADTINGWLWSALGRLPMVGDEVASAEDGVHFRIEAMDRRAVQRVSFNLPEDRL; encoded by the coding sequence ATGAGCGCTGTTGTTCCCGTTCTGGTCATTCTGGTCCTGGTTGCAGTCAACGCCTTTTACGTCGCTGCGGAATTTGCGACGGTTGGAGCACGGCGGAGCCGCGTGCAGGAAGCTGCCGAGCAGGGCAACCACAGCGCCGCTCAACTGCTGAACGTCCTGCGTGATCCTCAGCAGCTCGATACCCAGGTGGCAGCCTGTCAGGTCGGCATCACCCTCAGCAGTCTGATTGCCGGTGCCTACGGCGAAGCGCAGTTGGCCCCGCTCCTGGCTCCGGCTCTCGGCACGGTCAGCGGGTCGGTTCTGGCCACCATTATCGTGCTGGCCCTGATCACCACTCTTCAGGTCGTGCTGGGTGAGCTGCTGCCAAAAAGTGTGGCGCTGCGCTACCCAGAGCGGCTGGCAATCGCCACTCTGCGCCCTATGCTGTTCAGCCTGTGGTTGTTCCGCCCGCTCATTTCGCTCTTTAACGGCGCGGCCTTCGTCGTGTTGCGGGCAGCCAGGTTGAATACCCGTCACAGCCACTCACATGTCCATTCGCCCGAAGAACTGAAAGGCCTGTACCGAGAAAGCGCTGCTGGCGGGCTGATCGACGCGGCTGAGCGTGACATGGTCGCGGGCGTGCTGAATGTCGAGCGCCGCGTGGTCCGTGAGATCATGACACCCCGCATCAAACTGGTGTCCGTTTCGGCGCAGCTCACTGTGCAGGCGGCTCTGGAGCAGCTGGCAGGGAAGGCCTACAGCCGGTTCCCGGTGACTGGAGTACATGCCGATGACGTGATCGGAGTCGTGCACCTGCGGGCGCTGTTCCTGGCGGCAGAAAAGCAGCCCGATCAGCAGGTTCGCGAGGTGATGCGCTCACCGCTGATTGTCACAGACAGCATGCCGGTCCCTCAGCTGTGGCAGCGGCTGCACGGGGCTTCCCGGCACAGCGCCGTGGTGGTTGACGAGCGTGGCAGCATCGTCGGGCTGGTCACGCTGGAGGACGCATTCGAGGAAATCCTTGGAGAAATTCAGGACGAATTTGATCAGGAGGAAGACCCCATCCGTGCGGCCGGGCATCGCGTCACTGTGCGCGGAGACGTGCGGCTGGACACGCTGAATGACCGCTTTAACCTCCACCTTGTGACGGATGAGGCCGACACCATCAACGGATGGCTCTGGAGTGCGCTGGGTCGCCTGCCGATGGTGGGTGACGAGGTCGCGTCTGCCGAGGACGGCGTACATTTCCGGATCGAAGCGATGGACCGCCGCGCAGTGCAGCGTGTGAGCTTCAATCTGCCGGAGGACCGTCTGTGA
- a CDS encoding hemolysin family protein — MLLNGLFVAAEFAVVVTRTARLETMAKQGNGAARWLLGMYRDPTGRDRYIAVSQLGITLASIGLGMYGEPQVAGWLEGPLEHVGLGTEFAHTVGFLVALSIITFLHVVFGEMIPKALALQTPETVSVRVTPLMRVFGVVVRPLVTLLNLLALGLMHLLRIKDPGKQALLYTSKELSILTEESAEGGQLGQVQRNLIHHLFALEEYTAEELMTLRRNLDALPLHAGPEEITARIAQSRRSRYPVYGEHLDDMIGVLHIKDFIRARAQGRFQALNELVRPLPSVPKSATAESLLRLFKQERVHAALVVDEYGGTLGFVTMDDLIRDIVEDDAAPDHDWVWKNEDGSYTVNGEVSLRELREAYALALHHPDVTTIAGLMLAVYGSVPPTGSTVQVQGHDLIAEEVQGVKITRVRIGASNPLSGS; from the coding sequence GTGCTCTTGAACGGCCTGTTTGTCGCGGCTGAATTTGCTGTGGTGGTGACCCGCACGGCCCGGCTCGAAACCATGGCCAAGCAGGGAAACGGGGCGGCCCGCTGGCTTCTCGGGATGTACCGCGATCCCACGGGCCGAGACCGCTACATCGCCGTTTCGCAGCTGGGAATCACTCTGGCCAGCATCGGACTGGGCATGTACGGGGAACCGCAGGTTGCGGGCTGGCTTGAAGGGCCACTCGAACACGTGGGTCTGGGAACGGAATTCGCGCACACAGTGGGCTTTCTCGTTGCTCTGAGCATCATCACCTTCCTCCACGTGGTGTTCGGAGAAATGATTCCAAAAGCTCTTGCCCTTCAGACACCGGAAACGGTCAGTGTGCGGGTCACGCCACTCATGCGCGTCTTCGGCGTGGTCGTGCGGCCACTGGTCACCCTGCTCAATCTGCTGGCCCTGGGTCTGATGCACCTGCTCCGGATCAAGGATCCCGGCAAACAGGCCCTGCTCTACACCAGCAAGGAACTGAGCATTCTGACCGAGGAGAGCGCCGAGGGAGGACAGCTGGGTCAGGTGCAGCGGAATCTGATCCACCATCTGTTCGCGCTGGAGGAATACACGGCGGAAGAACTGATGACCTTGCGGCGGAACCTGGACGCGCTGCCGCTGCATGCGGGGCCGGAAGAGATCACAGCACGGATCGCCCAGTCCCGTCGCAGCCGCTATCCGGTCTACGGTGAACATCTGGACGACATGATCGGAGTGCTGCATATCAAAGACTTCATTCGCGCACGGGCACAGGGGCGATTCCAGGCGCTGAACGAGCTGGTGCGTCCTCTGCCAAGCGTTCCCAAGAGCGCGACCGCCGAATCATTGTTACGGCTCTTCAAGCAGGAACGGGTCCACGCGGCCCTGGTGGTCGATGAATACGGCGGCACATTGGGGTTCGTGACCATGGACGACCTGATCCGGGACATTGTCGAGGATGACGCCGCACCCGACCACGACTGGGTCTGGAAGAACGAGGACGGGTCGTACACCGTCAACGGTGAGGTGTCGTTGAGAGAGCTGCGCGAAGCCTATGCGCTTGCCCTGCACCACCCAGACGTGACGACGATTGCCGGGTTGATGCTGGCAGTGTACGGCAGCGTTCCGCCGACTGGCAGCACTGTCCAGGTGCAGGGACATGACCTGATCGCCGAGGAAGTGCAGGGCGTCAAGATCACCCGGGTGCGGATTGGGGCCTCGAACCCGCTTTCCGGAAGCTGA
- a CDS encoding S8 family serine peptidase: MKHAHALSYSLVSVGLALTLAACGQGNSTVPSSPAASQTGSTVQGTPVAADAYLVGFRQPSETLNAQGVSTLSVAAQAVAVESAGGQISAQYAELSALAVRLTPAALARLKADPNVEYVEPDYERHALGFRSGGSDTGVGLKSSSGISAQAVSAQAVRWTASGETTWGDTALRVPTLRGAGYTGTGVAVCVGDTGIDGNHPEFQGKLKGYRNFTSDANRTSAYSLNDVSHHGTHVSGTIFAQYGAGTGASGLQSGEDPNGVGGVASGVNLYMARVLGDSGTGSSSQIINGVNWCAGQLKSKGGSEAHVVISLSLGGGGKSQTEQRAYTAAYNAGALIVAATGNDGAAVSYPAAYTNVLAVGAIDDSGTVASFSNFGSKVALVGPGVHVLSSVPLGQGSAATASAVGVPAFTEVSGGDKSGKGTFTGNIVLAGGTNNEFCGTTTRNAALSGNIALISRGTCTFEEKIANAAASGAKAVMIYNNVAGPLGGMAMTNTYTIPVVGLSQSDGQATLAKLPTSGTASVTSADYEYFDGTSMATPHVSAAAAVVWAAKPTLTPTQLTSLLTSTATDLGAAGKDDSYGYGLVNPYKAITGN; this comes from the coding sequence ATGAAGCACGCCCACGCTCTTTCCTATTCTCTGGTTTCGGTTGGACTGGCACTGACCCTCGCTGCCTGCGGACAGGGCAACAGCACCGTGCCCTCCAGCCCGGCGGCCTCTCAGACCGGCAGTACCGTGCAGGGAACGCCCGTCGCCGCTGACGCCTATCTGGTGGGCTTCCGGCAACCGTCCGAGACGCTGAATGCTCAGGGTGTGAGCACGCTTTCGGTGGCGGCACAGGCCGTGGCAGTCGAGTCGGCAGGCGGTCAGATCAGCGCCCAGTACGCCGAACTGTCCGCGCTGGCCGTGCGCCTGACCCCGGCAGCCCTGGCCCGCCTGAAGGCCGACCCGAACGTCGAGTACGTGGAACCAGACTACGAGCGGCACGCACTGGGATTCCGGAGCGGAGGCAGCGATACCGGCGTCGGCCTGAAATCGAGCAGCGGCATATCGGCCCAGGCTGTCAGCGCCCAGGCAGTGCGCTGGACAGCGAGTGGCGAAACCACCTGGGGCGACACCGCCCTGCGCGTGCCCACCCTGCGCGGCGCAGGCTACACCGGGACAGGCGTGGCAGTCTGCGTGGGCGACACCGGAATCGACGGCAACCACCCCGAGTTTCAGGGCAAACTCAAGGGCTACCGCAACTTTACCAGTGACGCCAACCGCACGAGCGCTTACAGCTTGAACGACGTCTCGCATCACGGCACGCACGTTTCGGGCACCATCTTCGCGCAGTACGGCGCAGGCACCGGAGCCAGCGGCCTCCAGAGCGGCGAGGATCCGAACGGCGTGGGCGGCGTCGCCAGTGGGGTCAATCTGTATATGGCCCGCGTGCTGGGCGACAGCGGCACCGGCAGCAGCAGCCAGATCATCAACGGCGTCAACTGGTGCGCGGGGCAGCTGAAGAGCAAGGGTGGCAGCGAAGCGCACGTGGTGATCAGTCTGTCGCTGGGCGGCGGCGGCAAGAGTCAGACCGAGCAGCGTGCGTACACGGCGGCCTACAACGCGGGCGCGCTCATCGTGGCGGCCACCGGCAACGACGGCGCGGCGGTCAGCTACCCGGCGGCCTACACCAACGTTCTGGCAGTGGGAGCCATCGACGACAGTGGGACGGTGGCGAGCTTCAGCAATTTCGGCAGCAAGGTTGCGCTGGTCGGCCCCGGCGTGCATGTGCTGAGCAGCGTGCCGCTGGGGCAGGGCAGTGCTGCCACGGCGAGCGCTGTGGGCGTGCCCGCCTTCACCGAGGTAAGCGGGGGTGACAAGAGCGGCAAGGGGACGTTTACCGGCAACATCGTGCTGGCAGGCGGCACCAACAACGAATTCTGCGGCACCACGACACGGAACGCAGCGCTGAGCGGCAATATCGCTCTGATCTCGCGCGGCACCTGCACCTTCGAGGAAAAAATCGCCAACGCTGCCGCCAGCGGCGCCAAAGCCGTGATGATCTATAACAACGTCGCGGGGCCACTGGGCGGCATGGCCATGACGAACACCTACACCATTCCGGTGGTCGGTCTGAGCCAGAGTGACGGACAGGCCACGCTCGCCAAACTGCCGACCAGCGGCACGGCAAGCGTCACGAGTGCCGATTACGAATACTTCGATGGCACCAGCATGGCCACGCCGCACGTCAGCGCTGCCGCCGCCGTGGTGTGGGCCGCCAAGCCCACCCTGACGCCCACGCAGCTCACGTCGCTGCTGACCAGCACCGCCACCGACCTGGGCGCGGCTGGCAAGGACGACTCGTACGGATACGGTTTGGTCAACCCCTACAAGGCCATCACCGGCAACTGA